Proteins encoded within one genomic window of Paenarthrobacter sp. JL.01a:
- a CDS encoding helix-turn-helix transcriptional regulator: MAKRNVPLRPHVQDALTIWGQLIKQGRIDRKWTAKELAARANVSEQTVLAAEAGSRGAAVGTVIDLSDLVGIPIFGLEDRAELAIRRKRGEEMLALLPSRVRRAKSGSADDDF; the protein is encoded by the coding sequence ATGGCTAAGCGGAATGTACCATTGCGCCCGCACGTCCAGGACGCGCTTACCATTTGGGGGCAGCTCATCAAGCAAGGTCGAATCGACCGTAAGTGGACAGCCAAAGAGCTCGCGGCTCGCGCCAACGTCTCTGAGCAGACGGTTCTTGCAGCCGAAGCCGGTAGCCGGGGCGCGGCCGTAGGCACAGTAATAGACCTCTCCGACCTCGTCGGAATCCCAATATTCGGACTTGAGGACCGTGCCGAACTCGCCATACGCCGAAAGCGAGGCGAGGAGATGCTCGCCCTACTCCCCAGCCGAGTGCGTAGAGCCAAGAGCGGAAGTGCAGATGACGACTTCTAA
- a CDS encoding type II toxin-antitoxin system HipA family toxin, protein MTTSNELYVWTWLPGETEPVVAGRMEQSGPLVTFVYGLSYRSRPDAISLFAPELPLQAGVQEPADGLNIAGVLRDGSPDRWGRGVIERRQGAAPNSLTELDYMLSSGSNRFGALDFQLDREVYEPRDESVVLDELHKAAIILDEGGELSPGLDAALMHGTSLGGARPKATLTDENGGEWLAKFSSSDDRIFSVVNAEAAMLELARRAGMNVPESKVVPSLGKEVLLVRRFDRDGVGGRRHVVSGLTMAQTDEMYARYVSYPQILDVLREFGKDATQPGPELFRRIAMNIAISNNDDHARNHAAFWDGTHLELTPAYDLAPGQRSGDTFEQAMPYGRGDRGTKISNFAALVRESETYGLSAAEGRDIIDQLVSSIRDNWDAAAEVARLSSADKQKLSEKQLLPRAAFFDYEPEVL, encoded by the coding sequence ATGACGACTTCTAATGAGCTATACGTCTGGACGTGGCTGCCAGGCGAGACTGAGCCCGTCGTAGCCGGGAGAATGGAGCAGTCCGGCCCCCTCGTCACTTTTGTCTATGGTCTCAGTTACCGTTCCCGGCCAGATGCAATTAGTCTGTTCGCCCCGGAGCTTCCGCTGCAAGCCGGTGTCCAAGAACCTGCCGATGGGCTGAATATTGCAGGTGTGCTGAGGGACGGAAGCCCCGACCGGTGGGGCCGGGGTGTCATCGAAAGGCGCCAAGGCGCTGCGCCCAACTCCCTTACCGAGCTCGACTACATGCTGAGCTCCGGCTCGAATCGTTTCGGGGCCCTGGACTTCCAGCTCGATCGTGAAGTCTACGAGCCGCGGGACGAGTCCGTTGTCCTCGACGAGCTACATAAGGCAGCGATCATTCTCGACGAAGGCGGAGAGCTATCTCCGGGTCTGGACGCTGCCCTGATGCACGGTACGAGCCTTGGAGGCGCCCGTCCAAAAGCGACACTGACCGATGAGAACGGCGGCGAGTGGCTGGCGAAATTTTCGTCATCGGACGATCGCATTTTCTCCGTTGTGAACGCAGAAGCAGCGATGCTTGAACTGGCCCGTAGGGCTGGCATGAACGTCCCCGAGAGCAAAGTAGTCCCATCCCTCGGAAAGGAAGTTCTCCTTGTCCGGCGTTTCGACCGAGATGGAGTTGGCGGACGACGCCACGTGGTCTCCGGCCTAACGATGGCTCAAACCGACGAGATGTACGCACGGTACGTGTCCTATCCGCAGATTCTCGACGTTCTTCGCGAATTCGGCAAGGATGCGACGCAGCCGGGACCAGAGCTGTTCCGCCGCATTGCGATGAATATCGCCATCAGCAACAACGATGACCACGCCCGCAACCACGCCGCGTTCTGGGACGGGACACATTTGGAGCTAACTCCGGCCTATGATCTTGCTCCCGGACAACGCTCTGGGGACACGTTCGAGCAAGCGATGCCGTATGGGCGAGGCGACCGCGGAACAAAGATCTCGAACTTTGCGGCATTGGTTCGTGAATCCGAGACATACGGACTCAGCGCGGCTGAGGGCCGTGACATCATCGACCAACTCGTGTCCAGCATCCGCGACAACTGGGACGCGGCTGCTGAGGTGGCCCGGCTAAGCTCCGCAGACAAACAGAAACTCTCCGAAAAGCAACTGCTACCGCGGGCGGCGTTTTTCGACTACGAACCCGAAGTGCTTTAG